Proteins co-encoded in one Equus przewalskii isolate Varuska chromosome 27, EquPr2, whole genome shotgun sequence genomic window:
- the LOC103550561 gene encoding keratin-associated protein 21-1-like, whose amino-acid sequence MCCNYYGNSCGYGCTYGYGCGFGPHYGCSYGTGYGCGYSPLYGCGYGTRYGCGYGCGYSPRYGCSYGTGYGCGYGSSYGCGYGSGYCGYRPLCYRSCYSSCC is encoded by the coding sequence ATGTGTTGCAACTACTATGGCAACTCCTGTGGCTATGGCTGCACATATGGCTATGGCTGTGGGTTTGGCCCCCATTATGGCTGCAGTTATGGGACTGGCTATGGCTGTGGATACAGCCCCCTCTATGGCTGTGGTTATGGAACCAGATATGGCTGCGGATATGGCTGTGGATATAGCCCCCGTTATGGCTGCAGTTATGGAACTGGATATGGCTGTGGTTATGGCTCCAGCTATGGCTGTGGGTACGGCTCTGGCTACTGTGGCTACAGGCCACTTTGCTATAGAAGCTGTTATTCTTCTTGCTGCTAG
- the LOC139079873 gene encoding keratin-associated protein 21-1-like, whose product MCCNYYGNSCGYGCRYGYGCGFGPHYGCGYGSGYGCGYGPRYGCGYGTGYCHGYGSYYGCGYGSGSGYCGYRPFCYRRCYSSCC is encoded by the coding sequence ATGTGTTGCAACTACTATGGCAACTCCTGTGGCTATGGCTGCAGATATGGCTATGGCTGTGGATTTGGCCCCCATTATGGCTGTGGGTATGGCTCTGGTTATGGCTGTGGCTATGGGCCCCGTTACGGCTGTGGCTATGGAACTGGATACTGCCATGGATATGGTTCCTACTATGGCTGTGGATACGGCTCTGGCTCTGGCTACTGTGGCTACAGGCCATTTTGCTATAGAAGATGTTACTCTTCTTGCTGCTAG
- the LOC139079928 gene encoding keratin-associated protein 21-1-like: MCCNYYGNSCGYGCRYDYGCGFGPHYGCSYGTGYGCGYGCGYGPHYGCSYGTGYGCGYGTRYGCSYGSSYGCGYGSGSGYCGYRPFCYRRYYSSCC, translated from the coding sequence ATGTGTTGCAACTACTATGGCAACTCCTGTGGCTATGGCTGCAGATATGACTATGGCTGTGGGTTTGGCCCCCATTATGGCTGCAGTTATGGGACCGGCTATGGCTGTGGCTATGGCTGTGGCTATGGCCCCCATTATGGCTGCAGTTATGGGACTGGATATGGCTGTGGTTATGGAACCAGATATGGCTGTAGTTATGGCTCCAGCTATGGCTGTGGATACGGCTCTGGCTCTGGCTACTGCGGGTACAGGCCATTTTGCTATAGAAGATATTATTCTTCTTGCTGCTAG